In Bacteroides sp., the DNA window CGTCATGAAAAATTTTACTCTTGCGCTTTTGCTGTCATTTTTCACTTACAGCCTCAGTGCACAGTTTACTTCGGTTGAGGGCACAGACCTCAACTGGAATGACCCCGATACATGGGTCGATGCACAGGTGCCCAACCTTGGCCCCGGTGCCCCTCAGAACCTTCGCACAATTACCATTCCCGAGGGAAGTTTTGTTTTGCTGGATGGCGACATTACCAGCCTGGCAAACCTTGAATTGTACATTGCCGGTTCGCTTTCCATAAACAACCTGACCGCCAATAACAACCTGCTGGTTGACGTGGCTGATGGGGGCGTTTTTACCGTGAAGGGCGACATAACCTATAGAAACAATACCCAGATCATTGTAAACGGCGAGCTTTTTGCCGACAGTGTGGTGGTTTCCACCAGCGGAAGCAACGCCACCGGCTGTATAGGCGGCAGCGGCAGCATCCGCTCAAACGATGAGGATGGCACTGCACCCTGGGTGCCTGAAAACATTGTGATTCCCTGCCTGGGGATGGAGAATCCCTTTCCCGTAATTGCCCTGGCCGAGCCTGGACTGGAGCATGCCGCGACAACAGATAACATAGAACTTTTCTGGACAACAGCAAAGGAAGACAATAGCGCATTCTTTACCATACAACGGAGCACAGACAATGCAAAATGGCTGCCGGTGGGCAACATCCTGGAGGCTGCCGGTGAAAGAACAGCCTATGAATTCACTGATGAATATCCTTTTGAAGGAACTTCCTGGTATCGCTTAAGGCTGACCGATATCAATGGCAAGTTCAGTTTCTCAGAAGTTGAGGAAGCATCCTGGACTGCAAAGGATTTGAATTTTAAAGTTTTGAAAGATCCCGGTACCTGGACCATCCGTTTTCCGGTCATTGGCCAGTACATCGTGGAGGCCTATACCCTTCACGGAAGGCGCATCCTGGTCGACCAGGTTGAACAAACCGTTACCATGCCCGCCCCCGATGGCGCCGTGGTGATCAGGGTGACCAACAACAAGGAACGCACCGCTTCACGTGTGGTGATGTAAGAGACTATCCCCCCCCTCCTTTTCTTCATAGTGAAAAAAGCCCTGCCTGAATTTTGGCGGGGCTTTTTTTTAATGTGCTAATGTGCTAATGTGCTGATGAGTGGATTCCGCGGATTGTTACGGATGATGGCGTGGGGCATGGTGTATGGGGCATGGAGCAAAGGGCATGGGGCATGGGGCATGGGGCATGGGGCATGGAGCATGGGGCATGGAGCATGGGGCATGGAGCATGGGGCATGGAGCAAAGGGCATGAGGCAAGGAGCACCTAACACCTGAAACCTGACACCTGGAACCTTGAATCCGCTGGCTAGCGGACAAGCTCTTAAACCTTAAACCTTAAACCTTAAACCATGAACCTTAAACCATGAACCTTAAACCCTAAAAATGCAGCGTAAAGGCGGTTTCCACTTCTGGTTTTGATTTTACGGTAATGTTGCCTTTGTGCAGGCGCATGATCTCGCGCGAAAGGCTTAAACCAATGCCACTCCCTTCTTTTTTGGAGGTGAAGAAGGGGACAAAGATCTTTTCGAGGGTATCGGGTTTGATGCCATAACCGTTGTCGGTTACTGAAACCAAAACCCGGTTAAGGCTTGAGGTACTGGCAATCATTGAAATGCGGGGATTTGGCAAATCCTTAACAGCGTGGATGGAATTGATCAGCAGGTTGATCAATACCTGCTCGATGAGGTCGGGGTCGGCCGTAAGCATCAATCCCTTTGGGATTACCTTCATTTCGTATCGGATGTCGAGCTCCTTAATCTTGGGTTGCAGCAGGTTTTCCACCCGGTCGAAGAGTTCGCGGATCTCGAAATAACGGAAGTTGGGCTTGGGAATGCGGGTGAGGTTGCGGTACACCTGCACAAAGTTAAGCAAGCCCTGGCTGCGTTTTTCAATGGTTTCGAGGGCACTCTGTGCGCTTTCCACATCCTCTTCATCGATCTCATGGCGCAGGCTCAGGGTCTCCTGGTCGATAAGCAGATCCTTGACGGTTCCCGAAAGAGAGACAATAGGGGTAATGGAGTTCATGATCTCGTGGGTAAGCACCCGGATGAGCTTTTGCCAGGAATCCATTTCCTTGGCTTCCAATTCATTGTGAATGTTTTGCATCGACACCAGCACGAAGTCATCCCCGCGCATCCTGAACTCGGTGGCTCGTATGGACAGTTGCATCAGCTCGTTCTCGTAGAAGACTTTGAGCAGTTCGCTGTCGCCCGCCTTGATGGTTTTAAGCAATTCGGCCAGACCCTTGTCGATCTTCTCTATTTCATCGATGTAGCGCAGGTTGTTGATCCGGAACATCCGCTTCAGGGCGTTATTGACCATATCGACCTTGCCATCCCTGCGGAAAACGAGGATGCCAATACTGACATGCTGCACCACGGTTTGAAGGTAATTGAAGTGCTCCTCCTTGGCGGCGCGTGTCTTTCGGAATTCCTCGATGACCTCGTTGAAAGCCTTGTTCAGGTCATCGAAGCTGCTTCCAAGCCCCTGGTCGGAAAAGGAGGATACAAAGTCGCTGTGGCGGATGGACTCAAGGAAAACGGTGAGTTTTTTGTTGGTGCGCTCCACATATTTCACCAGGTCGATGATTTGCCCAAGGATGATGAGGACCAGGATGCTGGTGCTGATGATCAGCTCAGGCTTCCTGAAAATATGAACCAGCAATATG includes these proteins:
- a CDS encoding ATP-binding protein — translated: MKFKNFRLNVVVRVLLIVASVILLVHIFRKPELIISTSILVLIILGQIIDLVKYVERTNKKLTVFLESIRHSDFVSSFSDQGLGSSFDDLNKAFNEVIEEFRKTRAAKEEHFNYLQTVVQHVSIGILVFRRDGKVDMVNNALKRMFRINNLRYIDEIEKIDKGLAELLKTIKAGDSELLKVFYENELMQLSIRATEFRMRGDDFVLVSMQNIHNELEAKEMDSWQKLIRVLTHEIMNSITPIVSLSGTVKDLLIDQETLSLRHEIDEEDVESAQSALETIEKRSQGLLNFVQVYRNLTRIPKPNFRYFEIRELFDRVENLLQPKIKELDIRYEMKVIPKGLMLTADPDLIEQVLINLLINSIHAVKDLPNPRISMIASTSSLNRVLVSVTDNGYGIKPDTLEKIFVPFFTSKKEGSGIGLSLSREIMRLHKGNITVKSKPEVETAFTLHF